From Caulobacter segnis, a single genomic window includes:
- a CDS encoding DUF6807 family protein translates to MSFRRAWPALAVGLVLASPALADPAIGKRVDAVFADDAVTLTEAGKTVLVYRTKPLDPAAEPGRANYVGALYAPDGTALTEDRPGDHPHQRGVWWAWMKVQSGGKTVADGWYMKGLSYFVREKRFLGDAEGGGTLTVDVDWMVNSGPELVYVATETTKVTVRPLKAGARRVEFDTTITSRLDALGLGGSEDDRGFGGFSIRLVDPEHLTFSSGGKTITPNGAAITAGSSMGFAWTGGETSPAWTVGLACKANGQTITRWMLYSDRSMQNCVFPGRAPLVLKKGEALRLQETVVIRPVSRKKP, encoded by the coding sequence ATGAGCTTCCGCCGCGCCTGGCCGGCACTGGCCGTTGGGCTGGTCCTGGCTTCGCCCGCCCTGGCCGATCCCGCAATCGGCAAGCGGGTCGACGCTGTCTTCGCCGATGACGCGGTGACCCTGACCGAGGCCGGCAAGACCGTGCTGGTCTATCGGACCAAGCCGCTGGACCCGGCGGCCGAACCGGGGCGCGCCAACTATGTCGGGGCGCTCTACGCCCCGGACGGGACGGCCCTGACCGAGGACCGGCCTGGCGACCACCCGCATCAGCGCGGCGTCTGGTGGGCGTGGATGAAGGTGCAGTCGGGCGGCAAGACCGTCGCCGACGGCTGGTACATGAAGGGCCTCAGCTATTTCGTCCGCGAGAAGCGCTTCCTGGGCGACGCCGAGGGCGGCGGGACCCTGACGGTCGATGTCGACTGGATGGTCAATTCCGGACCCGAACTGGTCTATGTCGCCACAGAGACCACCAAGGTGACGGTGCGGCCGCTAAAGGCCGGCGCGCGGCGGGTGGAGTTCGACACCACGATCACCTCGCGCCTCGACGCCCTGGGGCTGGGCGGCAGCGAGGACGACCGGGGCTTCGGCGGCTTCTCGATCCGTCTGGTGGATCCCGAGCACCTGACCTTTTCCTCGGGCGGCAAGACGATCACGCCGAACGGCGCAGCGATCACGGCGGGATCGTCGATGGGCTTCGCCTGGACCGGCGGCGAGACCTCGCCCGCCTGGACGGTCGGCCTGGCCTGCAAGGCGAACGGCCAGACGATCACGCGCTGGATGCTGTATAGTGACCGCTCGATGCAGAACTGCGTCTTCCCCGGCCGCGCGCCGCTGGTCCTGAAGAAGGGCGAGGCGCTACGGCTGCAGGAAACCGTGGTCATCCGCCCCGTCTCGAGGAAGAAGCCCTAG
- a CDS encoding glutathione S-transferase family protein: protein MLTLFHAPRSRSTRFLWLLEELGAEYEIKTVDIYRSFGNTGARDPANPHPHGQVPALLDDGVLITESAAIALYLTDKFPAAVIGPVVGDPLRGPYLSWLAYYAGVLEPSVVNLWKQRQDEEDKKTYQLLDDRLRTTLEKTPWLLGDTFSAADILFISLLQFARQMMPPHAVYDDWLARANTRPALARALAKDDA from the coding sequence ATGCTGACCCTTTTCCACGCGCCCCGCTCGCGTTCGACCCGCTTTCTGTGGCTGCTGGAGGAGCTGGGAGCGGAATATGAGATCAAGACGGTCGACATCTACCGCAGCTTCGGGAACACCGGCGCGCGGGACCCTGCCAATCCGCATCCGCACGGCCAGGTGCCAGCCCTGCTGGACGACGGCGTGCTGATCACCGAATCCGCCGCCATCGCCCTCTATCTGACGGACAAGTTTCCCGCCGCCGTGATCGGACCCGTGGTCGGCGACCCTCTGCGCGGCCCCTATCTGTCGTGGCTCGCCTACTATGCCGGCGTCCTGGAGCCGTCGGTCGTCAATCTATGGAAGCAGCGCCAGGACGAAGAAGACAAGAAGACCTACCAGCTGTTGGACGACCGTCTTCGCACCACGCTGGAGAAGACGCCCTGGCTGCTGGGCGACACCTTCTCGGCCGCCGACATCCTGTTTATTAGCCTGTTGCAATTCGCTCGCCAGATGATGCCGCCGCACGCGGTCTATGACGACTGGCTGGCGCGCGCCAACACCCGCCCGGCCCTGGCGCGGGCTCTCGCCAAGGATGACGCATGA
- a CDS encoding DUF2171 domain-containing protein: MIDLSQIKEHHEVVGSDGGHVGRVDHIAGGEIELAKLDLGSGFKHHLIPLSWVEYIDDDKVHLSVTKDDAKAQWREKH; encoded by the coding sequence ATGATCGACCTCTCGCAGATCAAGGAACACCACGAAGTCGTCGGTTCGGACGGCGGCCATGTCGGCCGCGTCGACCACATCGCCGGCGGCGAGATCGAGCTGGCCAAGCTGGACCTGGGCTCTGGCTTCAAGCACCACCTGATCCCGCTGTCGTGGGTGGAGTACATCGACGACGACAAGGTCCACCTCAGCGTCACCAAGGACGACGCCAAGGCCCAGTGGCGCGAGAAGCACTGA
- a CDS encoding glutathione S-transferase family protein: MYTLYGSPSTAGTAIHWMLLELGVPFDLKLLDFDKGEHKTPEYLALNPDGVVPTLIVDGAPITQMAGIATLLAERHPEAGFAPPLGSPERADYLSWTLWLANSFQPHFRAWFYPHEPAGGQAQDAVKQAARERIEAGLARLDARLADRDYLVGDRFTTVDLLASILCRWSRNMPRPATAWPNLKRYLDRVRQRPALREVHAREGLTDWIDG; encoded by the coding sequence ATGTACACGCTCTACGGTTCGCCCAGCACGGCCGGCACGGCCATCCACTGGATGCTCTTGGAGCTGGGCGTCCCCTTCGACCTGAAGCTGCTGGATTTCGACAAGGGCGAGCACAAGACGCCGGAATACCTGGCGCTGAACCCCGACGGCGTGGTGCCGACCCTGATCGTCGACGGCGCGCCGATCACCCAGATGGCCGGCATCGCCACGCTGCTGGCGGAGCGTCACCCCGAGGCGGGCTTCGCGCCGCCACTGGGATCGCCGGAGCGGGCCGACTATCTGAGCTGGACCCTCTGGCTGGCCAACAGCTTCCAGCCGCACTTCCGGGCCTGGTTCTATCCCCATGAACCGGCGGGCGGGCAGGCGCAGGACGCGGTGAAGCAGGCCGCCCGCGAGCGGATAGAGGCTGGGCTGGCGCGGCTGGACGCTCGCCTGGCGGATCGCGACTACCTCGTCGGTGACCGCTTCACGACGGTCGACCTGCTGGCGAGCATCCTGTGCCGCTGGAGCCGCAACATGCCGAGGCCCGCGACCGCTTGGCCGAACCTGAAACGCTATCTGGACCGCGTCCGTCAGCGGCCGGCGCTGCGCGAGGTCCATGCCCGCGAGGGGCTGACCGACTGGATCGACGGCTGA
- a CDS encoding pyridoxal phosphate-dependent aminotransferase — protein sequence MSLESAALRRIAPSATIAISAKARALKAAGRDVIALSAGEPDFDTPDNIKNAAIEAIKAGKTKYTDPDGMPELKAAICAKFKRENGLEYKPSQVHVAPGGKPVIYNALVATLNPGDEVIIPAPYWVSYPDMTLLAGGTPVSVETTAESGFKITPEALEAAITPKTKWLIINSPSNPSGGAYTRAELQALADVLLRHPQVWVLTDDMYEHLVFDDFEFTTIAQVEPKLYDRTLTMNGVSKGYSMTGWRIGYAAGPEALIKAMGKMISQTTSNPCSISQWAALEALNGTQDFIKPNAKLFQERRDLVVSMLNQATGLHCPTPEGAFYVYPSCAGLIGKTAPSGKVIESDEDFAGELLEAEGVAVVHGAAFGLSPFFRISYATSNDVLEDACARIQRFCASVK from the coding sequence ATGTCGCTTGAGTCCGCCGCCCTGCGGCGCATCGCACCGTCGGCCACCATCGCCATCAGCGCCAAGGCGCGCGCGCTGAAAGCCGCCGGTCGTGACGTGATCGCCCTTTCCGCGGGTGAACCGGACTTCGACACGCCGGACAATATCAAGAACGCCGCGATCGAGGCGATCAAGGCGGGCAAGACCAAGTACACCGATCCCGACGGCATGCCCGAGCTGAAGGCGGCCATCTGCGCCAAGTTCAAGCGCGAGAACGGCCTGGAATACAAGCCGAGCCAGGTCCACGTCGCCCCGGGCGGCAAGCCGGTGATCTACAACGCCCTGGTCGCCACCCTGAACCCGGGCGACGAAGTGATCATCCCCGCGCCGTACTGGGTGTCGTATCCCGACATGACCCTGCTGGCCGGCGGCACGCCCGTCTCGGTCGAGACCACGGCCGAAAGCGGCTTCAAGATCACCCCGGAAGCGCTGGAAGCGGCGATCACGCCGAAGACCAAGTGGCTGATCATCAACAGCCCCTCGAACCCGTCGGGCGGCGCCTATACCCGCGCCGAACTGCAGGCCCTGGCCGACGTGCTGCTGCGCCATCCGCAGGTCTGGGTGCTGACCGACGACATGTACGAGCACCTGGTGTTCGACGACTTCGAGTTCACCACCATCGCCCAGGTCGAGCCCAAGCTCTACGACCGCACCCTGACGATGAACGGCGTCTCGAAGGGCTATTCGATGACCGGCTGGCGCATCGGCTACGCCGCGGGTCCCGAGGCGCTGATCAAGGCCATGGGCAAGATGATCAGCCAGACGACGTCGAACCCCTGCTCGATCTCGCAGTGGGCCGCGCTGGAAGCGCTGAACGGCACGCAGGACTTCATCAAGCCGAACGCCAAGCTGTTCCAGGAACGCCGCGACCTGGTCGTGTCGATGCTGAACCAGGCCACCGGCCTGCACTGCCCGACCCCGGAAGGCGCCTTCTACGTCTACCCCTCGTGCGCCGGCCTGATCGGCAAGACCGCGCCCTCGGGCAAGGTCATCGAGAGCGACGAGGACTTCGCCGGCGAACTGCTGGAAGCCGAGGGCGTGGCGGTGGTGCACGGCGCGGCCTTCGGCCTGTCGCCGTTCTTCCGCATCAGCTACGCCACCAGCAACGACGTGCTGGAAGACGCTTGCGCCCGCATCCAGCGCTTCTGCGCCAGCGTGAAGTAG
- a CDS encoding carbohydrate binding domain-containing protein, which translates to MKTKILYIALAVLALAVGAASPGLARQSGGGDIMQKAINKPSANWSVYGTGQKTTPIKDKTVQGGGAVKVEVQAASDKPWSVGAAQPISGKVTKGDMLMVAFWAKAESVDGGPATADISAVRVQQSAEPYDAAIQGGVKVGDAWKMYTVRGRAAIDIPEGGGSVGLHLASAKQTVLLGALFVLDFGPDGDANKPAS; encoded by the coding sequence GTGAAGACGAAGATTCTGTACATTGCCCTGGCCGTTCTGGCGCTGGCGGTGGGCGCGGCCTCGCCGGGGCTCGCGCGCCAGTCGGGCGGCGGCGACATCATGCAGAAGGCGATCAACAAGCCTTCGGCCAACTGGTCGGTCTATGGGACGGGGCAGAAGACGACGCCGATCAAGGACAAGACCGTCCAGGGCGGCGGCGCGGTCAAGGTCGAGGTGCAGGCGGCCAGCGACAAGCCGTGGAGCGTGGGCGCCGCCCAGCCGATCTCGGGCAAGGTCACCAAGGGCGACATGCTGATGGTGGCGTTCTGGGCCAAGGCCGAAAGCGTCGACGGCGGTCCCGCCACGGCCGACATTTCGGCCGTGCGCGTGCAGCAATCGGCCGAGCCCTACGACGCGGCGATCCAAGGCGGGGTCAAGGTGGGCGACGCGTGGAAGATGTACACCGTGCGCGGGCGGGCGGCGATCGACATCCCTGAAGGCGGCGGCAGCGTCGGACTGCACCTGGCGTCCGCCAAGCAGACGGTCCTGCTCGGCGCCCTGTTCGTGCTGGATTTCGGCCCGGACGGCGACGCGAACAAGCCGGCCAGCTAG
- a CDS encoding NADPH-dependent FMN reductase produces the protein MKILAVSGSLRAASYNTALLHAARQLAPEEMEIQVFGLGDLPFFNQDVEDQGDPAPVAAWKDAVRAADGLLIACPEYNGGLTAVLKNAIDWASRGKPAPLDGKLACALGASPGLTGTVRAQDALRLNLKRAGCDLAPLSDILVGQAHTKFENGALTDERTRQAIARHLTSFAAALRTRG, from the coding sequence ATGAAGATTCTCGCCGTCTCGGGCAGCCTGCGGGCCGCATCCTACAACACCGCCCTCCTCCATGCCGCGCGCCAGCTCGCGCCGGAGGAGATGGAAATCCAGGTCTTCGGCCTGGGCGACCTGCCGTTCTTCAACCAGGACGTCGAGGACCAGGGCGACCCCGCGCCCGTCGCCGCATGGAAGGACGCCGTCCGCGCCGCCGACGGGCTGCTGATCGCCTGCCCGGAATACAACGGCGGCCTGACAGCGGTGCTGAAGAACGCCATCGACTGGGCCTCGCGCGGCAAGCCAGCGCCCCTGGACGGCAAGCTGGCCTGCGCCCTGGGCGCCAGCCCCGGACTCACCGGCACGGTGCGCGCCCAGGACGCCCTGCGCCTGAACCTCAAGCGCGCCGGCTGCGACCTGGCCCCGCTGTCGGACATCCTGGTCGGCCAGGCCCACACGAAGTTCGAGAATGGCGCTTTGACCGACGAGCGCACCCGCCAGGCGATCGCGCGTCATCTGACGAGCTTCGCGGCGGCGCTGAGAACGCGCGGCTAG
- a CDS encoding TVP38/TMEM64 family protein, translating into MIRRIIDFVTNMDARAWRTVAVSFVLFGGVGVVFLFGAQLLGVNGETAVEHWLGAASGPWALPMAVAAFAVMAFLGVPQFVLIAAAVVAFGPWTGFAYSWIGTLVSSLVGFWLGRTYGARILRDFAGEGVNKFMRMIGKNGFMASLIVRLVPSAPFIVVNMAAGVTPMKLRDFAAGTAIGIVPKIALTAFAGNSIVQAMKGGGKQHIVMIVLAVVIWLAMGLVSRAWLKKREAAEEGQS; encoded by the coding sequence GTGATCCGCCGTATCATCGACTTCGTCACCAACATGGACGCCCGCGCCTGGCGCACGGTGGCGGTCTCGTTCGTGCTGTTCGGTGGGGTGGGCGTGGTCTTCCTGTTCGGCGCGCAGCTCCTGGGCGTCAACGGCGAGACCGCGGTCGAGCACTGGCTGGGCGCGGCTAGCGGGCCCTGGGCCTTGCCGATGGCCGTGGCGGCCTTCGCGGTCATGGCCTTCCTGGGCGTGCCGCAGTTCGTGCTGATCGCCGCGGCGGTGGTGGCCTTTGGGCCTTGGACCGGTTTCGCCTACAGCTGGATCGGCACCCTGGTCTCGTCCCTGGTCGGCTTCTGGCTGGGGCGGACCTACGGCGCGCGGATCCTGCGCGACTTCGCCGGCGAGGGCGTCAACAAGTTCATGCGGATGATCGGCAAGAACGGCTTCATGGCCAGCCTGATCGTGCGCCTGGTGCCCTCGGCGCCGTTCATCGTGGTCAATATGGCCGCCGGGGTGACGCCGATGAAGCTGCGCGACTTCGCCGCCGGCACCGCCATCGGCATCGTGCCCAAGATCGCTCTGACCGCCTTCGCCGGCAACTCGATCGTCCAGGCCATGAAGGGCGGCGGCAAGCAGCACATCGTCATGATCGTCCTGGCCGTCGTCATCTGGCTGGCCATGGGCCTGGTCAGCCGCGCCTGGCTCAAGAAGCGCGAGGCGGCGGAAGAAGGGCAGAGCTAA
- a CDS encoding 2-isopropylmalate synthase: protein MTSVSTSASDKRDNVVIFDTTMRDGEQSPGASMSLEEKLELAKILEEMGVDIIEAGFPIASNGDFEAVREVAKIVKNSTIAGLCRAHQVDIDRCAEALKPTQRGRIHVVIATSDLHMKHKLQMEPDAVIDVIARSVSHARNLRDDVEWSAEDATRSDRQFLRRAVETAIKAGATTINLPDTVGYTYPSEYADLFNWMVNNVEGADKVIFSTHCHNDLGLAVANSLAGVQGGARQVECAINGLGERAGNAALEEIVMALKVRGDRLPFRTGIDTTHITRASRYVSAITGFPVQYNKAIVGKNAFAHESGIHQDGMLKNRETYEIMTPESVGQAPSSLVMGKHSGSHAFRAKLKDLGYELGENALKEAFGRFKDLADRKKHVYDDDIIALVDDALARGSEKIRVAHLRVVAGTDGQSAELTLDVDGVSSTAEATGDGPVDAVFNAIHKIVPHSAALRLFQVHAVTEGTDAQAQVSVRLEEDGRIATGAAADTDTLTASAKAYVNALNNLFARKEKSRPEAAIASGF, encoded by the coding sequence ATGACCTCCGTATCGACCAGCGCTTCCGACAAGCGCGACAACGTCGTCATTTTCGACACCACCATGCGTGACGGCGAGCAATCGCCCGGCGCGTCGATGTCGCTGGAAGAGAAGCTGGAACTGGCCAAGATCCTCGAGGAGATGGGGGTCGACATCATCGAGGCCGGCTTCCCGATCGCCTCGAACGGCGACTTCGAGGCCGTCCGCGAAGTGGCCAAGATCGTCAAGAACTCGACCATCGCCGGCCTGTGCCGCGCTCACCAAGTCGACATCGACCGCTGCGCCGAGGCCCTGAAGCCCACCCAGCGCGGCCGGATCCACGTGGTGATCGCCACCTCCGACCTGCACATGAAGCACAAGCTGCAGATGGAGCCGGACGCCGTCATCGACGTGATCGCCCGCTCGGTCAGCCACGCCCGCAACCTGCGCGACGACGTCGAGTGGTCGGCCGAGGACGCCACCCGCAGCGACCGCCAGTTCCTGCGCCGCGCGGTCGAGACCGCCATCAAGGCCGGCGCCACGACGATCAACCTGCCCGACACGGTGGGCTACACCTACCCGTCGGAATACGCCGACCTGTTCAACTGGATGGTCAACAATGTCGAGGGCGCCGACAAGGTGATCTTCTCGACCCACTGCCACAACGACCTGGGCCTGGCCGTGGCCAACAGCCTGGCCGGCGTGCAGGGCGGGGCCCGCCAGGTGGAATGCGCCATCAACGGCCTGGGCGAGCGCGCCGGCAACGCCGCGCTGGAAGAGATCGTCATGGCCCTGAAGGTGCGCGGCGACCGCCTGCCGTTCCGCACGGGCATCGACACGACGCACATCACCCGCGCCAGCCGCTACGTCTCGGCCATCACCGGCTTCCCGGTGCAGTACAACAAGGCCATCGTCGGCAAGAACGCCTTCGCGCACGAGAGCGGCATCCACCAGGACGGCATGCTCAAGAACCGCGAGACCTACGAGATCATGACGCCGGAGTCGGTGGGCCAGGCTCCCTCCAGCCTGGTCATGGGCAAGCACTCGGGCAGCCACGCCTTCCGCGCCAAGCTGAAGGACCTGGGCTACGAGCTGGGCGAGAACGCGCTGAAGGAAGCCTTCGGCCGCTTCAAGGACCTGGCCGACCGCAAGAAGCACGTCTACGACGACGACATCATCGCCCTGGTCGACGACGCCCTGGCGCGCGGCTCGGAGAAGATCCGCGTGGCGCACCTGCGCGTCGTGGCCGGCACCGACGGCCAGTCGGCCGAGCTGACCCTGGATGTCGACGGCGTCTCCAGCACCGCCGAGGCCACCGGCGACGGTCCCGTCGACGCGGTGTTCAACGCCATCCACAAGATCGTGCCGCACAGCGCCGCCCTGCGCCTCTTCCAGGTGCACGCGGTGACCGAGGGCACGGACGCCCAGGCTCAGGTCTCGGTGCGTCTGGAAGAGGACGGCCGCATCGCCACCGGCGCGGCCGCCGACACCGACACGCTCACCGCCTCGGCCAAGGCGTATGTCAACGCGCTCAACAACCTCTTCGCCCGCAAGGAGAAGAGCCGGCCCGAAGCGGCGATCGCCAGCGGCTTTTAA
- a CDS encoding O-methyltransferase, protein MFGDNEYAAPAAWATIQARTAALGFDMPSEANTGALLRLLAASKPGGRMLELGTGTGLATAWLLDGLDAAASLVSVDVDPVVQDVARDALKDDRLRFVLADGLDYVLAQPPESFDLIFADAWPGKYEAFDQALALLKRGGLYVIDDMLPQPNWPEEHQARVDALVDRLEAHPDLAVTRLAWASGLIVAARR, encoded by the coding sequence ATGTTCGGCGACAATGAATACGCCGCCCCGGCCGCCTGGGCGACGATCCAGGCGCGCACGGCCGCGCTGGGCTTCGACATGCCGTCCGAGGCCAATACCGGCGCGCTGCTGCGTCTCCTGGCCGCATCCAAGCCGGGCGGGCGGATGCTGGAACTCGGGACGGGCACGGGCCTGGCCACGGCTTGGCTGCTGGACGGCCTGGACGCCGCCGCCAGCCTGGTCAGCGTCGACGTCGACCCTGTCGTCCAGGATGTGGCGCGCGACGCCCTGAAGGATGATCGGTTGCGCTTCGTGCTGGCCGACGGCCTAGACTATGTGCTGGCTCAGCCGCCGGAGTCGTTCGACCTGATCTTCGCCGACGCCTGGCCTGGCAAGTACGAGGCTTTCGACCAGGCGCTGGCGCTGTTGAAGCGGGGAGGGCTGTACGTGATCGACGACATGCTGCCCCAGCCCAACTGGCCGGAAGAGCACCAGGCGCGCGTGGATGCGCTTGTCGACCGGCTGGAGGCTCATCCCGACCTGGCCGTGACGCGGCTGGCCTGGGCGTCCGGCCTGATCGTCGCGGCGAGGCGCTGA
- a CDS encoding EamA/RhaT family transporter: MIWIPITIAASFAQVLRNAAQRSVMGDTGPWGATLVRFLFGLPFTVVFVTAALLLTHGEQPRFGLAFLAPALLGGASQIAATAALLVAMRRAGFAVATAVQQSSIPLAAILGLIAYGETLSRIGWAGVALTSVALLVVTWPRVGATGEKPVSGGLFALASGLAFGFCLNAFRQAGHALEPRHPIFAAVVTLLIVQAAQTLALTLYLALKDRRALVAVAKAWRPSLGAGFWGAAASAGWFVALALAPAGQVRAVGVIEAPIAALAGRRLFAERLTVVQMVFGAVAAVGVAMAALG, encoded by the coding sequence ATGATCTGGATCCCGATCACCATCGCCGCCTCGTTCGCCCAAGTGCTGCGCAACGCCGCCCAGCGCTCGGTCATGGGCGATACGGGGCCGTGGGGCGCGACCCTGGTGCGCTTCCTGTTCGGCCTGCCGTTCACCGTGGTCTTCGTGACGGCCGCCCTTCTGCTGACCCATGGCGAGCAGCCGCGTTTCGGCCTGGCCTTCCTGGCGCCGGCGCTGCTGGGCGGCGCCAGCCAGATCGCGGCCACGGCCGCCCTTCTGGTCGCCATGCGCCGGGCCGGCTTCGCGGTCGCCACGGCCGTGCAGCAGAGCTCGATCCCACTGGCCGCGATCTTGGGGCTGATCGCCTATGGGGAGACCCTGAGTCGGATCGGCTGGGCGGGGGTTGCTTTGACCAGCGTCGCCCTGCTGGTCGTCACCTGGCCGCGCGTCGGGGCGACGGGCGAGAAGCCGGTGAGCGGCGGGTTGTTCGCCCTGGCCTCGGGCTTGGCCTTCGGCTTCTGCCTGAACGCCTTCCGCCAGGCCGGTCACGCCTTGGAGCCGCGCCATCCGATCTTCGCCGCGGTGGTCACCCTGCTGATCGTCCAGGCCGCCCAGACCCTGGCCCTGACGCTCTATCTGGCCTTGAAGGATCGCCGGGCCCTGGTCGCCGTCGCCAAGGCCTGGCGCCCGTCGCTGGGCGCGGGCTTCTGGGGCGCGGCGGCCTCGGCCGGCTGGTTCGTGGCCCTGGCCCTGGCGCCGGCGGGGCAGGTGAGGGCGGTCGGTGTGATCGAGGCGCCGATCGCGGCCCTGGCCGGGCGTCGTCTGTTCGCGGAACGTCTGACCGTCGTGCAGATGGTCTTCGGCGCCGTCGCCGCGGTCGGGGTCGCCATGGCCGCGCTCGGCTAG
- a CDS encoding rod shape-determining protein — protein sequence MFSSLFGVISNDIAIDLGTANTLIYQKGKGIVLNEPSVVALRNVGGRKVVHAVGIEAKQMLGRTPGHMEAIRPMRDGVIADFEVAEEMIKYFIRKVHNRKGFVNPKVIVCVPSGATAVERRAINDSCLNAGARRVGLIDEPMAAAIGAGLPIHEPTGSMVVDIGGGTTEVAVLSLSGIVYSRSVRVGGDKMDEAIISYMRRHHNLLIGETTAERIKKEIGTARAPADGEGLSIDVKGRDLMQGVPREVRISEKQAADALAEPVGQIVEAVKVALEATPPELASDIADKGIMLTGGGALLRGLDAEIRDHTGLPVTVADDPLSCVALGCGKVLEHPKWMKGVLESTLA from the coding sequence ATGTTCTCTTCCCTCTTCGGCGTGATCTCGAACGACATCGCCATCGATCTCGGAACGGCCAACACCCTCATCTATCAAAAGGGTAAGGGGATCGTGCTGAATGAGCCGTCGGTCGTGGCGTTGCGCAATGTGGGCGGTCGCAAGGTCGTCCACGCCGTGGGCATCGAGGCCAAGCAGATGCTGGGCCGCACCCCTGGCCACATGGAAGCCATCCGCCCGATGCGCGACGGGGTCATCGCCGACTTCGAAGTCGCCGAGGAGATGATCAAGTACTTCATTCGCAAGGTTCACAACCGCAAGGGCTTCGTGAATCCGAAGGTGATCGTGTGCGTGCCGTCGGGCGCCACCGCCGTGGAGCGCCGCGCCATCAACGACAGCTGCCTGAACGCCGGCGCCCGCCGCGTCGGCCTGATCGACGAGCCGATGGCGGCGGCGATCGGCGCCGGCCTGCCGATTCACGAACCGACCGGCTCGATGGTCGTCGACATCGGCGGCGGCACCACCGAGGTGGCCGTGCTGTCGCTGTCGGGCATCGTCTACAGCCGCTCGGTCCGCGTCGGCGGCGACAAGATGGACGAGGCGATCATCAGCTACATGCGTCGCCACCATAACCTGCTGATCGGCGAGACGACCGCCGAGCGCATCAAGAAGGAAATCGGCACCGCTCGCGCGCCGGCCGACGGCGAGGGTCTGTCGATCGACGTCAAGGGCCGCGACCTGATGCAGGGCGTGCCGCGCGAAGTTCGCATCTCGGAAAAGCAGGCCGCCGACGCCCTGGCCGAACCGGTCGGGCAGATCGTCGAGGCCGTCAAGGTGGCCCTGGAAGCCACCCCGCCGGAACTGGCCTCGGACATCGCCGACAAGGGTATCATGCTGACCGGCGGCGGCGCGCTGCTGCGCGGCCTGGACGCCGAGATTCGTGACCACACCGGCCTGCCGGTGACGGTGGCCGACGATCCGCTGTCGTGCGTGGCCCTGGGCTGCGGCAAGGTGCTGGAGCATCCGAAGTGGATGAAGGGCGTCCTGGAATCGACCCTGGCGTAA
- the mreC gene encoding rod shape-determining protein MreC produces the protein MPFREGPLGDLKVPLTWTAAVALIVAAVIAVAFLLADRRETLQDQAYGVTRQTVDVVAKPVSGAIAAPGRWTGLGLDYVRSYFFTASENRRLKTELAEMRQWRDRALALQDQNERFKSLMGLRTDPPIPMAAARVVSDSRGPFANTRLADAGSERGIQVGNPALNERGLVGRVVGVSRGASRILLLTDIASRTPVMIDRTNARAILTGDGGPNPKLEYLRGVDPIQQGDRVVTSGDGGVVPRGLPVGAAVKGLDGRWRVVLFADQSSIDYVRILLFRDFAQLADEKELQAKILPPVTTEDPQTSILSAPPPPAAPSTSNPTPTPPPAAATAQPKPPAPKPAAPTATPTPAPAGAPR, from the coding sequence GTGCCCTTTCGCGAAGGTCCCCTCGGCGACCTGAAGGTGCCGCTTACCTGGACGGCGGCGGTGGCCCTGATCGTGGCGGCCGTCATCGCCGTCGCCTTCCTGCTGGCCGATCGCCGCGAGACTCTTCAGGATCAGGCCTATGGCGTGACCCGGCAGACCGTGGACGTAGTGGCCAAGCCGGTCAGCGGCGCCATCGCCGCGCCGGGACGCTGGACGGGCCTGGGGCTGGACTACGTCCGCAGCTACTTCTTCACGGCCAGCGAGAACCGCCGCCTGAAGACCGAACTGGCCGAGATGCGTCAGTGGCGCGACCGCGCCCTGGCCCTGCAAGACCAGAACGAGCGCTTCAAGTCGCTGATGGGTCTGCGCACCGATCCGCCGATCCCGATGGCCGCCGCCCGGGTGGTCAGCGACAGCCGGGGGCCCTTCGCCAACACCCGCCTGGCCGACGCCGGTTCCGAGCGTGGCATCCAGGTCGGCAATCCGGCGCTGAATGAGCGCGGCCTGGTCGGCCGGGTGGTCGGCGTCTCGCGCGGCGCCAGCCGAATCCTGCTGCTGACCGACATCGCCTCGCGCACGCCGGTGATGATCGACCGCACCAACGCCCGCGCCATCCTGACCGGCGACGGCGGCCCCAACCCCAAGCTCGAATACCTGCGCGGCGTCGATCCGATCCAGCAGGGCGACCGTGTCGTCACCTCCGGCGACGGCGGCGTGGTGCCGCGCGGCCTGCCGGTGGGCGCGGCGGTGAAGGGCCTGGACGGCCGCTGGCGGGTGGTGCTGTTCGCCGACCAGTCGTCGATCGACTATGTCCGCATCCTGCTGTTCAGGGACTTCGCCCAGCTGGCCGACGAGAAAGAGCTGCAAGCCAAGATCTTGCCGCCGGTGACGACCGAGGATCCGCAAACCTCGATCCTGTCGGCGCCGCCTCCGCCCGCCGCCCCCTCGACCTCGAACCCAACCCCAACGCCGCCTCCGGCCGCGGCGACCGCGCAACCCAAGCCGCCGGCGCCGAAGCCCGCCGCGCCCACGGCCACGCCGACGCCCGCGCCGGCGGGAGCGCCCCGATGA